From the genome of Patescibacteria group bacterium:
GACAAAGAAACGCCCAAATCAGAATCAGCATTAACAGGCCCCCACCTAACCACAAACGCACCCTGAGCACCAGAGCCACCAAAACCAACACCAACTAACCCCCCACCAGACGAGCACTTTGCATACTTTGCAGTTCTAGCAGAAGCATTCGTCAAAACGCTTTTTTTAGCTGTATGAATAAAAATAACTTCTAAGGGATTAATTCTGTATTTCTGATTGATTCTAAGCTCAGATAATCGTTCAGCTGCTTTTTTCCAATTTCTTGCCATAAGCTGAGTTAATTCTGTCAATTTTGCATCACTGCATTCACTTAACTCATCAGCTGTTGCCAAGTTGTTTTGTCTTAAGTATTCTCTCAAAAATCTCGTTTCCTCAACATAGTTCTTGTTATTAGATCCTTCAATATTACCCTTGCTTAATAATTTCCAAGATAACTGATTTGAATCAGCTGTAAAAAAATCTTCTTTGTTACTGTCATTATAAAACCAACATTTATCAGTACCAATTTCACCAAAAAACAATTTTCCCAAACCTCGTCTCTCCATTTCTGGCTGAAACCTTTCCCATAAACTTTTCATTGTTACAAGCGTACCATCTTTGAATTTATCTGGAAAAAGAAAAAGCTGGAATCTTTCACGCAATTCTTCTTTCGATGTTCTTCTGATTAAATCTCTGATTTGCGGATCATTTAATTTTTCACGTAACATTTGATTAATTTTTTGTCTTTCTTCTGGTGTATATTCAAATAGATTTTCAACATTTCCATTCTCATCTTGAACTGTAAAATATGCTTCTATTTCATCTGGTCCCATATAATTTTCTTCACCAAATAGTCTTTTTGCTTCAATTCTTGGATCCGATTCAACCATTTTTTCTAATGCTTCTTTCAATTTTGAAACTTGCTCAAGCAACACTGGCTCGTCTCCTTCAAGCGCTTTTGCAATTTTATCAGCTTCAGCAACAAACTGATTTAATTGTTCTGTTTTTGCAATTTCAAAACCTGGAGTCTGTTTTTCTTTTCCAGGCCCATTAATATCGGCTAGTTGCGGTGATTGTTCTGGTGATAATGACATTATTATAATTAATTGTATTTTATAATCCTAAGTTCCTAAGAACCTAAGTACCTAAAATTAAATACGTGGAAATAAAGCTTGGCCTTTTTTAACTTGTAAATCTAAATCAAATCGTTTCCACTTTTTCAATTTAGCATACTCTAATTTACTCTCCTCTTCCCACATCGAAAATTGTGTCAAAATCTTTTCTACTGTTTCGGGCAAAAATGGATAAATCATCCAAGCAACATGTCTAATTATTTCAATTAAATTTAACAAAACCATTGTTGCCTTTTCATCATCCGATCCTATTAATTCCCATGGTTTTTCAACAGATATATATTCATTAGCAAATTTTACTAAACTAAACGTTGATTTCAAACTTTGATCAACTTTATTCTCTTCCATGAATTTTTCATAATTTTTCCAAGCATTAGCAACCAATCTTACAGCTTCTTTATTTGCCAAAACATTATTTTTATTTTTTTTCAAATCTAATTTCAAATACATTGCTGTAACTCTGCTCACCAAATTTCCTAAACCATTTGCCAAATTAGCATTAAATTGTTCATCAAATTTTTCTGCTTTAACATCACCATCTTGACCAAAAGGAAATTGAGAAATAATCAAAAATCTCGTTGCATCAGAACCATATTTTTTTACCAAATCATTTGGATCAATTGTATTACCAATCGTCTTGCTCATTTTTTGACCGTTCACAGTAAAATAACCATTAGCAAAAATTTGTTTTGGTACAGAAAGATTTAAAGCTAATAACATAGCTGGCCAATAGATCGCATGAAATTTAATTATATCTTTACCCATCAGCTGCAAATTTGCTGGCCAATATTTTCTAAATTTTGAATCATCAACATTTCCATATCCTAAAGCAGTAATATAATTTGATAATGCATCAACCCAAACATAAATCACTTGGCTTTCATCCCATGGCACTTTTATACCCCAAGTTACTTTTTCACGAGATACAGAAAAATTTTCTAACTCCTGCTTAAATAATCCCAATACTTCAGTCTTAATATTTTCTGGCTCAATCTTAATTTTATCTGTCTCAATTAATTCTTGAACCTTTTTAGCATACTTGTCTAATTTGAAAAAATAATTTTTTTCCGAAATTTTGTCTGGACA
Proteins encoded in this window:
- the metG gene encoding methionine--tRNA ligase, with the translated sequence MTKKFYITTPIYYVNDKPHLGHAYTTIAADILARYHRFIGDEVFFLTGTDEHGAKVAKSAEKVGKTPKQFCDEISALYTSLWDALNISNNDFIRTTDERHEIGAKKFIEKLKEADAIYEGSYEGLYCTGCEKFLTEKELVDGKCPDHKICPDKISEKNYFFKLDKYAKKVQELIETDKIKIEPENIKTEVLGLFKQELENFSVSREKVTWGIKVPWDESQVIYVWVDALSNYITALGYGNVDDSKFRKYWPANLQLMGKDIIKFHAIYWPAMLLALNLSVPKQIFANGYFTVNGQKMSKTIGNTIDPNDLVKKYGSDATRFLIISQFPFGQDGDVKAEKFDEQFNANLANGLGNLVSRVTAMYLKLDLKKNKNNVLANKEAVRLVANAWKNYEKFMEENKVDQSLKSTFSLVKFANEYISVEKPWELIGSDDEKATMVLLNLIEIIRHVAWMIYPFLPETVEKILTQFSMWEEESKLEYAKLKKWKRFDLDLQVKKGQALFPRI